A stretch of DNA from Thalassospiraceae bacterium LMO-SO8:
TCCGTCTTTGCGCGAAGACGCTTGCTCTCGGTTCGATAGAACTGTTGACGGTTCTTGTCTTCCTCCGTCGACCCAGGGATCAAGAACCGGCCATCCGCGCAAAGCGCCGGGACAAGGTCGATCATGTCGGCGGGAAAATCGGGCACATGCACGTCAGGCATCATACTTTGGACTTCGGCCCGTTCGACAGGATTGTCGTCAATGAAGGCCGTGCCGGTCGGAGTCAGGTTCAGGTTTGCGAGCGATGCCTGTATGTTCTGCGACTTAGGGTTCCAGTTGATCATCATGTCGGCGAAGTGTTCACGCTGAAGAATCATCTCCGGCCGATTGTCAAAAACGTCCAACGCGTCCTGTAGGTTATTCTTCGACACTGCGACGATAAGTACGCCTTTTTCATGCAGGTCGAGGAGGAAGCGCTGAAGCTTCAGATGAGCAAGGCCTTTGCCTTCCGGGTCCAGGTCCACGCCTTGCCATCCGACCTCACCGACCACGCCGCCCCATAGCGTGTTGTCCAAATCGACGGCAACAAGCCTGACCGGGCGGGAAACGGCGGCTGCAATATGCTGCCCAAGGTAATCAGAAATCCTTGCGGTCTGATCGGGATGGGCGGTCAGCTTCTGCGTCACATAGAGACGCCCGGCGAACCAGTTGTCGGAACCGACCTTCCGAATCAACGGCTCCATATCGACCAGCACGCAGGTGCTGGCGAGGCGCTCTCGAAGCGTGTCGCAGAACTCGCGACGCCACGCGATCGACCATGCTCCGCTGTGTCTCTCTTCCTCGAGGGGCTCAGGCAGCGTAAGGACGATACGCGCTCGAAAAGTCTCGCGCGCCGTCTCGATGACATCTGAAAGCTGCGCTGAAACCTCCGCGGGACGGGTCTCCGTATCCCGCAGCGCGAGAAGCGTCGTGGTCAGGCTGATCAGGATAACATCGGGATGAAAGGCCCGTAGCGCCCCATCCGGATTCAAAAGATCCATTTCGATCTGATTGTATCCACCTTCG
This window harbors:
- a CDS encoding HAD-IIIC family phosphatase, giving the protein MADQAEESTRKQLLDAFDVSLPLSKLNALVRKWRALDKSGAGLECGKPIKVAVLANYSSQFLCGGLMLALGQHGFHAEIFEGGYNQIEMDLLNPDGALRAFHPDVILISLTTTLLALRDTETRPAEVSAQLSDVIETARETFRARIVLTLPEPLEEERHSGAWSIAWRREFCDTLRERLASTCVLVDMEPLIRKVGSDNWFAGRLYVTQKLTAHPDQTARISDYLGQHIAAAVSRPVRLVAVDLDNTLWGGVVGEVGWQGVDLDPEGKGLAHLKLQRFLLDLHEKGVLIVAVSKNNLQDALDVFDNRPEMILQREHFADMMINWNPKSQNIQASLANLNLTPTGTAFIDDNPVERAEVQSMMPDVHVPDFPADMIDLVPALCADGRFLIPGSTEEDKNRQQFYRTESKRLRAKTEATDLSGFYDTLGLRLRPQAIDANNMNRVLDLIAKTNQFNLTGVRHGASTVEKILAMDGAIGWTYQLNDKFGDYGLISVVLGVPEGDALAIETWVLSCRAMGRTVEHGIINHLFRSAAEYGYKELKGVFVPLKRNQPVADLYSKLGFGGPQTSPDGRRVYHLPLAGQPPATPHVEVA